The following are encoded together in the Paraburkholderia sp. BL10I2N1 genome:
- the fdhE gene encoding formate dehydrogenase accessory protein FdhE — MVQRILEPGQIESLDASAIPRIRQPERATVFATRAARMRKLADSNPIGGYVHLMASLADAQQKVLSSFEATMPPAEAIAKAQKHSMPLVPALASDRDPAWRDVLHRLLDKVEAAGAVTPALAKVLDTLRARGDADLDAQADAILAQRYSEIDPAGAPFIMAALQVVWTDLASRLDQRDIPYLDTPGLCPVCGWLPVASIVRIGGQYEGYRYLQCGLCANEWHMVRTKCSNCDSTKGIAFHGIAGGNEALKAESCDECHTYRKIGYQEKDYDIEPLADDLASLTLDLLMNEAGYQRSAPNPLLWPEVPSEA, encoded by the coding sequence ATGGTGCAACGCATCCTGGAACCAGGCCAGATCGAATCTCTGGACGCGTCAGCGATCCCCCGAATCCGCCAGCCCGAACGGGCAACCGTATTCGCGACCCGGGCCGCGCGCATGCGCAAACTCGCCGACAGCAATCCGATCGGCGGATACGTTCACCTGATGGCTTCACTGGCCGACGCGCAGCAAAAAGTGCTATCGAGCTTCGAGGCCACGATGCCACCAGCAGAAGCGATTGCCAAAGCGCAGAAACATTCGATGCCGCTAGTCCCTGCACTGGCGTCAGACCGTGATCCGGCCTGGCGCGACGTGCTGCATCGCCTGCTGGACAAGGTAGAAGCCGCAGGCGCGGTCACCCCGGCATTGGCAAAAGTCCTCGACACGCTTCGCGCAAGAGGCGACGCAGATCTCGACGCACAAGCCGACGCCATCCTCGCGCAGCGCTACAGCGAAATCGACCCTGCCGGCGCGCCGTTCATCATGGCTGCGCTGCAGGTCGTATGGACCGATCTGGCGAGCCGTCTCGATCAACGCGACATCCCGTACCTCGACACACCTGGTCTCTGCCCGGTTTGCGGTTGGCTGCCGGTGGCGAGCATCGTGCGCATCGGCGGTCAGTATGAGGGCTATCGCTACCTGCAATGCGGCCTGTGCGCGAATGAATGGCACATGGTCCGCACGAAGTGCTCCAACTGTGATTCGACCAAAGGCATCGCCTTTCACGGCATCGCCGGCGGTAACGAAGCACTGAAGGCTGAATCCTGCGACGAGTGCCACACGTATCGCAAGATCGGCTATCAGGAAAAGGACTACGACATCGAGCCGCTCGCGGACGATCTCGCCAGCCTCACGCTCGACCTTCTGATGAACGAAGCCGGTTATCAACGTAGTGCGCCGAATCCGCTACTATGGCCCGAAGTGCCATCGGAGGCATAA
- a CDS encoding formate dehydrogenase subunit gamma, with translation MKHDEPNLIVRYTPNERTNHWITAITFVLLALSGLALFHPSLFWLTALFGGGQWTRILHPFVGLVMFVSFLILVLRFWHHNYLDQSDIQWLKQFEDVIANREDKLPEIGRYNAGQKLLFFVMVACLVLLLCSGIVIWRRYFSFYFPIGVTRLAAVVHAFAAFVLICGIIVHIYAAIWIKGSVGAMVRGTVTYGWARKHHPRWFRESVK, from the coding sequence ATGAAACATGACGAACCGAACCTGATCGTTCGTTATACGCCTAACGAGCGCACCAACCACTGGATAACCGCGATTACGTTTGTTTTGCTCGCCCTGTCCGGGCTGGCGCTGTTTCATCCGTCGCTGTTCTGGCTTACTGCCCTGTTTGGCGGCGGGCAGTGGACGCGGATTCTCCATCCGTTTGTTGGCCTTGTGATGTTTGTTTCGTTTCTGATTCTTGTGTTGCGGTTCTGGCATCACAATTATCTGGATCAGAGCGATATTCAGTGGCTTAAGCAGTTCGAAGATGTGATCGCCAATCGCGAAGACAAGTTGCCCGAGATCGGGCGCTATAACGCCGGGCAGAAGCTGCTGTTCTTTGTCATGGTGGCGTGTCTGGTTCTGCTGCTTTGCAGCGGGATTGTGATCTGGCGACGGTATTTTTCTTTCTACTTTCCCATCGGCGTGACTCGGTTGGCTGCTGTCGTGCATGCTTTTGCCGCGTTCGTTTTGATTTGCGGGATTATTGTGCACATCTATGCGGCTATCTGGATCAAGGGGTCTGTTGGCGCGATGGTGCGTGGGACGGTTACTTATGGGTGGGCGCGGAAGCATCATCCGCGATGGTTTCGGGAAAGTGTTAAATAG
- the fdxH gene encoding formate dehydrogenase subunit beta, producing MALQSLDIRRVSATTVQPPSAREPVTGSVAKLIDVTKCIGCKACQTACMEWNDLRDEIGRNVGVYDNPPDLTEHSWTVMRFAEYENPDGNLEWLIRKDGCMHCDDPGCLKACPAPGAIVQYTNGIVDFHEENCIGCGYCIAGCPFNIPRISKKDHRMYKCTLCSDRVAVGQEPACVKTCPTGAIVFGTKEDMKQHAAERIVDLKERGFENAGLYDPQGVGGTHVMYVLHHADRPSLYHGLPDNPRISPLVGLWKGIAKPLAVAGIALTALAGFFHYTRVGPNEVTEEEELAARDEARRIKEPSDET from the coding sequence ATGGCACTGCAATCGCTCGATATCAGACGCGTGTCGGCCACCACGGTGCAGCCGCCGTCAGCGCGCGAGCCGGTTACGGGCAGCGTTGCGAAGCTGATCGACGTCACCAAGTGCATCGGCTGCAAGGCATGTCAGACGGCATGCATGGAGTGGAACGACCTGCGCGACGAAATCGGCAGGAACGTCGGCGTCTACGATAACCCGCCCGACCTGACCGAGCATTCGTGGACGGTGATGCGATTCGCCGAATACGAGAACCCGGACGGCAACCTCGAATGGCTGATCCGCAAGGACGGCTGCATGCATTGCGATGACCCGGGCTGCCTGAAGGCGTGCCCTGCGCCAGGCGCGATCGTCCAGTACACGAACGGCATCGTCGATTTTCATGAGGAAAACTGTATCGGCTGTGGCTATTGCATCGCCGGTTGTCCATTCAACATTCCGCGCATTTCGAAGAAAGATCATCGTATGTATAAATGCACGCTGTGCTCGGATCGCGTTGCGGTTGGCCAGGAGCCGGCGTGCGTGAAAACGTGCCCGACAGGTGCGATCGTGTTCGGCACCAAGGAAGACATGAAGCAGCACGCCGCCGAGCGTATCGTCGACCTGAAGGAGCGTGGGTTCGAGAATGCCGGGCTGTACGATCCGCAGGGTGTCGGCGGTACGCACGTGATGTATGTGCTGCATCATGCAGACAGGCCGTCGCTCTATCACGGCCTGCCGGACAATCCGAGGATCAGCCCGCTGGTGGGGCTGTGGAAGGGGATTGCCAAGCCGCTGGCGGTCGCGGGTATTGCGTTGACCGCGCTGGCTGGATTCTTCCATTACACGCGTGTCGGTCCGAACGAAGTGACGGAAGAGGAAGAACTGGCTGCGCGTGACGAGGCACGTCGGATCAAGGAGCCCTCAGATGAAACATGA